The Methanohalophilus portucalensis genome window below encodes:
- a CDS encoding RAD55 family ATPase, translating into MEETTIPERISTGIKGLDEMLKGGYFKGTANVVSGKSGTGKTIFGSQFIYEGAKNGEKVMCIITSEESKSIVREMKASFDWDFKKLEDDGLLSFVDITDPGLRLQKSVEIAPSELIKSFKKLIESKIDDVQPQRVFIDSIEALFLAIDSNYKLRTLIDDVFGVLRSRDVTSVISVGKMFGLDEMVEYGADSVVKLERVRVGNNLQRTIFVMKLRGSSTINEVRVLNISDNGMSVLAQSPYLE; encoded by the coding sequence ATGGAAGAAACCACAATTCCTGAAAGGATTAGTACTGGTATTAAGGGACTGGATGAGATGCTCAAAGGCGGGTACTTTAAAGGTACTGCAAACGTTGTTTCCGGGAAATCAGGTACCGGTAAAACAATTTTTGGATCTCAGTTCATTTATGAGGGGGCAAAGAACGGGGAGAAGGTGATGTGTATAATCACATCGGAAGAATCCAAATCCATTGTTCGGGAAATGAAAGCATCCTTTGACTGGGATTTTAAGAAACTTGAGGATGATGGCTTACTTTCTTTTGTCGATATAACCGATCCGGGGCTTCGTCTCCAGAAAAGTGTGGAAATCGCACCCTCAGAGCTTATAAAGAGTTTCAAAAAGCTAATTGAAAGCAAAATAGATGATGTGCAGCCTCAGAGGGTATTCATTGATTCAATAGAGGCCCTTTTCCTTGCAATAGATTCAAATTACAAACTTAGGACCCTCATAGATGATGTGTTTGGTGTCCTGCGCAGCCGCGATGTAACTTCTGTTATTTCAGTAGGCAAGATGTTTGGCCTTGATGAGATGGTGGAATATGGTGCCGATTCAGTTGTCAAACTGGAACGTGTCAGGGTGGGCAATAATCTCCAGCGTACCATCTTTGTTATGAAATTGAGGGGCTCGAGCACAATCAATGAGGTGCGTGTACTTAATATTTCGGATAATGGGATGTCGGTGCTTGCCCAATCTCCGTATCTGGAGTGA
- the radB gene encoding DNA repair and recombination protein RadB produces the protein MYNITDLLTSGCKPIDELLGGGFEAGVVTQIYGESGSGKTNLCLQLAVHCVKGEKKAILVDTEAISPERFSQIAGENAREIAQNIIIYEPHSFEEQYSAIHEIEKISAQNIGLIIVDSATAYYRFGLEDEEKSIRTRRELANQIGYLHGLARKRGIVVVITNQVYSDIGSGKLKPVGGSTVEHMSKTIIQLERTGENKRKANLLKHRSRPEGLSREFIITEEGLE, from the coding sequence GTGTACAATATAACCGACTTACTTACATCAGGGTGCAAACCCATAGATGAACTGCTTGGAGGTGGATTCGAAGCAGGAGTTGTGACCCAGATATATGGAGAATCCGGAAGCGGAAAGACAAACCTCTGCCTCCAGCTTGCAGTCCATTGCGTAAAGGGTGAAAAAAAAGCAATTCTTGTTGATACTGAGGCAATCTCACCAGAACGTTTCAGTCAGATAGCAGGTGAAAATGCCAGGGAAATTGCCCAGAACATAATCATCTATGAACCCCACAGTTTTGAAGAACAATATTCTGCAATCCATGAGATAGAAAAAATAAGTGCCCAGAACATCGGACTTATAATTGTGGATTCAGCAACTGCTTATTACCGCTTTGGCCTTGAAGATGAAGAGAAAAGTATCCGCACTCGCAGGGAACTTGCCAATCAGATTGGCTATCTGCACGGCCTGGCCCGCAAAAGAGGAATTGTAGTTGTTATCACAAATCAGGTATACTCAGACATAGGAAGCGGCAAACTGAAACCTGTGGGTGGCAGTACGGTCGAACATATGTCAAAAACCATAATTCAGCTTGAGCGTACAGGCGAGAATAAAAGAAAAGCCAACCTGCTCAAACATCGCTCCCGTCCGGAAGGATTGAGCAGGGAATTCATAATTACCGAAGAAGGGCTGGAGTAA
- a CDS encoding glutaredoxin family protein translates to MSEIIIYTTDVCPKCARLKATLKENNVQFEEADMTSAEALTELRINGVFTSEAPVLQIGDDFLTSDSIFKGSDVDMDVLQDLLN, encoded by the coding sequence ATGTCTGAAATTATTATCTATACCACCGATGTCTGCCCGAAATGTGCCCGTCTGAAAGCGACGCTAAAAGAGAATAATGTACAGTTTGAAGAAGCAGATATGACATCTGCAGAAGCACTTACAGAACTGCGCATAAATGGTGTCTTTACAAGTGAAGCACCTGTATTGCAGATAGGGGATGATTTCCTTACATCTGACAGTATATTCAAAGGCAGTGATGTGGATATGGATGTCCTTCAGGATTTGCTAAATTAA
- the nrdD gene encoding anaerobic ribonucleoside-triphosphate reductase → MPKVRTTDGHMVEWDRNIVVNQLLKETSLSERFHGIPAITRDEALGIAKETEKRIRSMNLRFLSGPLIREVVNMVLIERNDVEWRNISTRVGTPVYDACEIDMGTGFEAKENANLQENAETSHKKKADKISKEQYLLLLPPKLSDLHLNGDLHIHDLEYMGTRAFCQDWDLRYFFYYGLMPDGSGAKASVAGPAMKAEVAVLHAVKALGSAQTNFAGGQGFYNFLTFLAPFLEGKSYKEIEQLMQMFVYEMTQMMVARGGQLVFSSVQLSPGVPKLWRDKPVVYRGRVWDGSDGSDVRVYGEYEREVRLGFQALMNVMLEGDYWGKPFNFPKPEISIEPDFMEEDEMFNRAHPELPTYDDLYNLTFELTAKFGTPYFDNQLPPYRGAGEGISCYQCCAYQFSANAEDDDEFDEKLNFTDGKHFSMGSWQVVSLNCPRAAYEAQGNDEELFSKLKGLMDRAIEVFHTKLKWMTPIIESGRMPFATQQPKDPVTGKKGAVAVDMDSLVFTIGVVGINEMVQYHTGSQMHESKEAFKIAVRAMTEMEMHARKISQEHGIEIALARTPAETTCQRFGVSDLLHDEYREKAASVLKGDVESSVSRLKETHDLPVYYTNGTHAPPGADLSLMERINVEHVFFPIVDGGNIMHIWLGEGSPDAKGLKDFTMHLARNTQTGYFAFTKDMTVCMNDFHMMSGLQDCCENCKSDNVEHLSRVTGYIQSVGGWNAAKKQELADRMRYGSPDMR, encoded by the coding sequence ATGCCTAAAGTCAGGACCACTGACGGACACATGGTTGAATGGGATCGCAATATCGTTGTAAACCAGCTGCTAAAAGAAACCTCTCTCAGTGAACGTTTCCATGGGATCCCGGCTATCACCCGGGATGAGGCCCTTGGTATAGCAAAGGAAACGGAAAAAAGAATTCGTAGTATGAATCTCAGATTCCTCTCCGGCCCGCTAATCAGGGAAGTTGTTAATATGGTCCTGATTGAGCGCAATGATGTGGAATGGCGTAATATTTCCACCAGGGTAGGTACTCCTGTTTATGATGCCTGCGAGATCGATATGGGTACCGGCTTTGAAGCCAAGGAAAATGCCAATCTCCAGGAGAATGCGGAAACCTCCCACAAGAAAAAGGCCGACAAAATCTCCAAGGAACAGTATCTTCTACTTCTGCCACCCAAACTTTCCGACCTTCACCTGAATGGTGATCTGCATATCCATGATCTGGAATACATGGGAACCCGGGCTTTCTGTCAGGACTGGGATTTGAGATATTTCTTCTATTATGGACTCATGCCGGATGGTTCCGGTGCCAAGGCAAGTGTTGCCGGTCCTGCAATGAAAGCCGAAGTTGCAGTTCTTCATGCGGTAAAAGCCCTGGGTAGTGCCCAGACGAATTTTGCCGGAGGTCAGGGATTCTATAATTTCCTTACGTTCCTTGCGCCCTTTTTAGAGGGTAAGTCCTACAAGGAGATCGAACAGCTGATGCAGATGTTCGTTTATGAGATGACTCAGATGATGGTAGCCCGGGGAGGACAGCTTGTCTTTTCCTCCGTACAGCTTTCTCCCGGGGTTCCAAAACTCTGGAGAGATAAACCTGTAGTCTATCGCGGACGTGTCTGGGATGGTTCAGATGGTAGTGATGTGAGGGTCTATGGTGAGTATGAAAGGGAGGTACGTCTTGGTTTCCAGGCGCTTATGAATGTCATGCTTGAAGGTGATTACTGGGGTAAACCCTTTAATTTCCCCAAACCTGAGATCTCCATTGAACCTGATTTCATGGAAGAGGACGAGATGTTCAATCGTGCCCATCCAGAACTTCCGACCTATGATGATCTTTATAACCTGACATTCGAACTTACCGCCAAGTTTGGCACTCCTTACTTTGATAACCAGCTTCCTCCTTACAGGGGTGCAGGTGAAGGAATTTCCTGTTACCAGTGCTGTGCCTATCAGTTTTCTGCAAATGCAGAAGATGATGATGAATTTGATGAAAAGCTCAACTTCACGGACGGAAAACACTTTTCCATGGGTTCCTGGCAGGTTGTTTCCCTGAATTGCCCAAGGGCTGCCTACGAGGCACAGGGTAATGATGAGGAACTATTCTCAAAGCTTAAGGGTTTGATGGACAGGGCAATTGAGGTGTTCCATACCAAACTCAAATGGATGACCCCGATCATTGAATCCGGCAGGATGCCCTTTGCCACCCAGCAGCCCAAGGACCCAGTTACCGGTAAGAAAGGTGCTGTTGCTGTTGATATGGATAGTCTTGTGTTTACCATAGGTGTGGTGGGTATCAATGAGATGGTCCAGTACCATACAGGTTCCCAGATGCATGAGTCAAAAGAGGCTTTCAAGATTGCAGTCAGGGCAATGACAGAAATGGAAATGCATGCCCGCAAGATTTCACAGGAACATGGAATTGAGATAGCTCTTGCACGGACGCCTGCTGAAACCACCTGTCAGAGATTCGGTGTTTCAGACCTGCTTCATGATGAGTACAGGGAAAAGGCTGCTTCGGTTCTCAAGGGAGATGTGGAATCCTCGGTTTCCAGACTCAAGGAAACACACGATTTGCCTGTGTATTACACCAATGGTACACATGCACCACCGGGAGCAGACCTATCCCTGATGGAGAGGATCAATGTGGAGCATGTATTCTTCCCTATTGTCGATGGGGGTAATATCATGCACATCTGGCTTGGTGAAGGTTCTCCCGATGCAAAGGGACTGAAAGACTTTACCATGCATCTTGCACGCAACACCCAGACCGGCTACTTTGCTTTTACAAAAGATATGACTGTCTGTATGAATGATTTCCATATGATGTCCGGATTACAGGACTGTTGTGAGAATTGTAAATCAGATAATGTGGAGCACCTTTCCAGGGTTACCGGTTATATCCAGTCTGTAGGCGGATGGAATGCTGCCAAGAAACAGGAACTTGCGGACAGGATGAGATATGGCTCCCCGGACATGCGTTAA
- a CDS encoding anaerobic ribonucleoside-triphosphate reductase activating protein yields the protein MAPRTCVKDFEVNFGDYVPLSTLDWPGKASVVFFLRDCPFRCPYCQNYSILNGYELVESSQIKQLMETSRPFVSSVVISGGEPLQQEQAVSGIAQMARDMGLLVGLHTNGVHTDVLEDLIENELVDGVFIDVKASLENAEDYGRMIGYGSYPAVTISPADAVNNVQRSIIMAAENKLLQELRTTVLPGFMDKPEDIESIASSIVKCAGRDIPYFIQQGETEHSMDRNLRDLSPLGRDELLSLGNAATPFLNNVSIRTGKNGTEKITSNQSVV from the coding sequence ATGGCTCCCCGGACATGCGTTAAAGATTTCGAGGTAAATTTCGGGGACTATGTCCCCCTTTCTACCCTCGATTGGCCGGGCAAGGCCTCTGTAGTTTTCTTTTTAAGGGATTGTCCTTTCAGGTGTCCCTACTGCCAGAACTATTCTATTTTGAATGGTTATGAGCTGGTCGAAAGTTCCCAGATAAAACAGTTAATGGAAACTTCCCGTCCCTTTGTGAGTTCTGTGGTAATCTCCGGTGGTGAACCCCTGCAACAGGAGCAGGCAGTTTCTGGAATCGCTCAAATGGCCAGGGATATGGGGCTTCTGGTCGGGCTACATACCAATGGTGTACACACCGATGTTCTGGAAGATCTTATTGAAAATGAATTGGTTGATGGTGTTTTTATCGATGTCAAAGCCTCTCTTGAAAATGCCGAGGATTATGGCAGGATGATTGGTTATGGCTCCTATCCTGCTGTGACAATTTCACCGGCAGATGCTGTGAATAATGTGCAACGTTCTATTATAATGGCTGCGGAGAACAAACTCTTGCAGGAATTGAGGACAACCGTGCTGCCAGGTTTTATGGATAAACCCGAGGATATTGAATCCATTGCTTCTTCTATTGTTAAATGTGCTGGAAGGGATATTCCTTATTTTATCCAGCAGGGCGAAACGGAACACTCAATGGACAGGAACTTGAGGGATCTCTCTCCCCTGGGTCGGGATGAACTTTTATCCCTGGGTAATGCTGCAACTCCTTTCCTGAATAATGTCTCTATACGTACAGGCAAAAACGGCACTGAAAAAATAACTTCAAACCAGTCTGTAGTTTAA
- the thiL gene encoding thiamine-phosphate kinase: MVSTIKDIDERAFIAQLASVFGKGKDELKVPAGDDDCAVLEFGGEYLVVTTDMLHQKTDFPDTMTPWQIGWMSAAVNFSDIASMGGHPLGLLAAVGYPKNMSMEDAGEIARGMRDCAEFCETSVIGGDVDSHEELTITGTALGRVSKEELLTRKGAKPGDLVCVTGPLGAAGAALEAYLKNIDFDDDFMKPLLEPVPRIAEGRMLAKSGAVTSAMDTSDGLALSLYDLASVNDVGFVLREELLPVDRRVFDIASSEKEALDMALYSGGDFELLVTVSREMFDALQAESYLTVVGEIVDIDAGIILIGKDGANFAINRKGYLHIGTSEQI; encoded by the coding sequence ATGGTATCAACGATAAAGGATATTGATGAACGTGCGTTTATCGCACAGCTGGCTTCAGTTTTTGGCAAGGGAAAAGATGAATTAAAGGTACCTGCCGGGGATGATGACTGTGCGGTCCTTGAATTTGGCGGGGAGTACCTTGTAGTTACTACGGACATGTTGCACCAGAAGACTGATTTTCCCGATACGATGACTCCCTGGCAGATCGGCTGGATGTCTGCTGCGGTGAATTTCAGTGATATTGCTTCAATGGGCGGCCATCCCCTGGGTTTGCTTGCAGCGGTGGGCTATCCCAAAAACATGTCTATGGAAGACGCCGGGGAAATTGCCCGGGGAATGCGGGATTGTGCAGAATTCTGCGAAACTTCTGTAATTGGAGGGGATGTGGATTCCCATGAGGAACTTACCATCACAGGAACTGCCCTGGGCAGGGTTTCCAAAGAAGAACTTCTCACCCGCAAAGGGGCAAAACCGGGAGATCTGGTATGTGTTACCGGCCCCCTTGGGGCAGCCGGGGCAGCCCTGGAAGCCTATCTGAAAAATATTGATTTTGATGACGATTTCATGAAACCCCTTCTGGAACCCGTACCCAGGATTGCCGAGGGCAGGATGCTTGCAAAAAGCGGTGCTGTGACCTCTGCCATGGATACCAGTGACGGGCTGGCACTGTCGCTGTATGATCTTGCATCTGTTAATGACGTGGGTTTTGTCCTGAGGGAAGAATTGCTGCCAGTAGACAGGCGTGTTTTTGATATTGCTTCAAGTGAAAAAGAAGCCCTGGATATGGCGCTGTATTCAGGCGGGGATTTCGAGTTATTGGTAACGGTTTCAAGGGAGATGTTCGATGCGTTACAGGCCGAATCCTATTTAACTGTTGTAGGAGAAATTGTTGACATTGATGCGGGTATTATTTTGATTGGCAAAGATGGGGCAAACTTTGCTATTAATCGAAAAGGTTATTTACATATAGGGACATCTGAACAGATATGA
- a CDS encoding S-layer protein domain-containing protein, whose amino-acid sequence MKTGFKILLIGLMIIGMFSGVAIGSPSIIDSNPSSSTSSEYGDSIQFDVTLNETANVTWQIDGTNLTPINESVMSASYTNSTASVGNYTVTAIAENMNGSDSVSWTWKVSNTPSLEDRTPSNNDVDTTTGDSETFSVKIDQTVNVTWQIDGTNLTPINESVTSASYTNSTASAGTYIVTAFFENVNGSNSTSWTWEVSDPPAPSLESRTPSSNDVDTTTGDSETFSVDIDQTVNVTWQIDGTNITPINESVMSALYTNSTASAGTYIVTAFFENVNGSNSTSWTWEVSNPPAPSLEDRTPSNNDVDTSTGDSETFSVDIDQTVNVTWQIDGTNITPINESVTSASYTNSTASAGNYTVTAFFENVNGSNSTSWNWEVHSATYEWGNRIWDEDADQSNIYTWDGRSFSGFYYDLDTGDTSETMEITIDVGNSEIKNGNLNYTTNPIPKDFEQDRWGSYQIIGFMAERYFAGYKDTSSSIVDNDLSLMSDGILSKVLLDTDDDESIYSGSSLTLEEGYNLNIQQVDVNGDSVWISLTQNGDEVDDAILSSDETYVYEKDLGGVDDVPVIAVHIDDVFSGTETNAVFIDGIFQISDDYVEIDEGDDFGEMEIDNVGANEIKMLNEDDIDLEEGDIIDIMGKLKFIVADDEDGTLRFAPFVDMSEPGTYELRGTIAEDQEFTWTPLNFEGFYYNIDEGLSSESLKVEDDDGSIDEGKLIYEAKPVSVEFEYDNSGWGEYHVIGFMAEKYFAGYNGSNFAGENYNSDLMSEGQLSKVLIDDDDEKSVYTGSSLILEEGYALNIQEVDVNGERVMIELTQDGDEVDSGIISSNDEYVYEKDLGDEDDVPIIVVHFNEVFSGTETSAVFVEGIFQISEDYLEVEDGDDFGVMTVDSTTGSIILENEDEVDLDEGDTIDIMGEVKFKVADDGDYVRYYPFVEVETEPAESLDIDIEPTTVVEGEEITFTVTSRGASIRDASILIDGDRVGTTSDEGVFEYDTDDAGKFTATAEKEGYVSSKGNFEVISPDDESKKISIEVSPEEVFEGTPITISVVKAIGSEPLEDAEVFFDGTSLGETDEDGTITYNPKEPGTHKLEAKADGYLDAELNIKVNELAANFEFSNLRIDPLPATAGEEFTVMVDSINTGNAEGSYTVELSINDNVTDSQEITLGQNNSTTIEFTSTAGEPGTYLVKAGGLSTTMDVEEGTSIVWYVLGGLLLVVGGGAAYIFATGGTAKFAEIAESLRSMLGR is encoded by the coding sequence ATGAAAACCGGATTTAAAATTTTATTGATAGGATTGATGATTATTGGAATGTTTTCAGGGGTTGCGATTGGTTCACCTTCTATAATAGATAGTAATCCCTCTAGTAGTACGTCCAGTGAATATGGTGATTCAATACAATTTGATGTGACTTTGAATGAAACTGCAAATGTAACTTGGCAAATTGATGGCACAAATCTTACACCAATCAACGAAAGTGTCATGTCTGCTTCATATACCAATTCAACTGCATCAGTAGGAAACTATACAGTAACTGCAATTGCTGAAAATATGAATGGTTCTGATTCAGTTTCATGGACTTGGAAGGTTTCGAACACACCATCACTTGAAGACCGCACCCCTTCCAATAATGATGTGGATACTACCACCGGTGATTCAGAAACATTTTCTGTTAAAATCGATCAGACTGTAAATGTAACTTGGCAAATTGATGGTACAAATCTTACGCCAATCAACGAAAGTGTCACATCTGCTTCATATACCAATTCAACTGCGTCTGCTGGTACTTATATTGTTACTGCATTTTTTGAAAATGTAAATGGTTCTAATTCAACCTCATGGACTTGGGAAGTTTCTGATCCTCCGGCACCATCACTTGAAAGTCGTACTCCTTCCAGTAATGATGTGGATACTACCACCGGTGATTCAGAAACATTTTCTGTTGACATCGATCAGACTGTGAATGTAACTTGGCAAATCGATGGCACAAATATAACGCCGATCAACGAAAGTGTCATGTCTGCTTTATATACCAATTCAACTGCGTCTGCTGGTACTTATATTGTTACTGCATTTTTTGAAAATGTAAATGGTTCTAATTCAACCTCATGGACTTGGGAAGTTTCCAATCCTCCTGCACCATCACTTGAAGACCGCACTCCTTCCAATAATGATGTGGATACTAGCACCGGTGATTCAGAGACATTTTCTGTTGACATCGATCAGACTGTGAATGTAACTTGGCAAATCGATGGCACAAATATAACGCCGATCAACGAAAGTGTCACATCTGCTTCATATACCAATTCAACTGCATCTGCTGGTAATTATACTGTTACTGCATTTTTTGAAAATGTAAATGGTTCTAATTCAACTTCATGGAATTGGGAAGTTCATTCCGCCACTTATGAATGGGGCAACCGTATCTGGGATGAAGATGCAGACCAGTCCAATATATACACATGGGATGGCCGTAGTTTCTCCGGCTTCTACTATGACCTTGATACAGGTGACACTTCAGAGACCATGGAAATAACTATCGATGTTGGTAATAGTGAAATAAAGAACGGTAACCTTAATTATACCACGAACCCAATCCCCAAAGATTTTGAACAAGATCGTTGGGGAAGTTATCAGATTATAGGTTTCATGGCAGAGAGATATTTTGCCGGCTACAAAGATACATCATCCTCCATCGTAGATAACGACCTTAGCCTGATGTCAGATGGCATCCTATCAAAGGTTCTTCTGGATACAGACGATGACGAATCCATCTACTCCGGATCATCTCTGACTCTTGAGGAAGGTTACAACCTAAATATTCAGCAGGTGGATGTTAATGGAGACAGTGTATGGATAAGCCTTACTCAGAATGGAGATGAGGTAGATGATGCAATCCTTTCCTCCGATGAAACCTATGTTTATGAAAAGGATCTTGGAGGCGTGGATGATGTCCCCGTAATTGCAGTGCATATTGATGATGTATTCAGTGGTACTGAGACAAATGCTGTCTTTATTGACGGTATTTTCCAGATTTCCGATGATTATGTGGAAATCGATGAAGGGGATGACTTTGGTGAGATGGAAATTGACAACGTTGGTGCTAATGAAATCAAGATGTTAAATGAAGATGACATTGATCTTGAAGAAGGTGATATTATTGACATCATGGGTAAACTCAAGTTCATAGTTGCAGATGATGAAGATGGTACTCTGAGATTTGCTCCCTTTGTCGATATGTCCGAACCCGGTACCTATGAACTCAGGGGTACCATTGCTGAAGATCAGGAATTTACCTGGACTCCCTTGAACTTCGAAGGTTTCTATTATAACATAGATGAAGGACTGAGCAGTGAATCTCTCAAAGTGGAAGATGATGACGGATCAATTGATGAAGGAAAGTTGATTTATGAAGCCAAACCAGTATCTGTAGAATTTGAATACGATAACAGTGGCTGGGGCGAATATCATGTAATCGGTTTCATGGCCGAGAAATATTTCGCCGGGTATAATGGCAGTAACTTTGCAGGTGAAAACTATAATTCTGATCTTATGTCCGAAGGCCAGCTATCGAAAGTTCTTATAGACGATGACGATGAGAAATCGGTCTATACAGGCTCTTCCCTGATTTTGGAAGAAGGTTATGCCCTTAACATTCAGGAAGTTGATGTCAATGGTGAAAGGGTAATGATTGAACTAACTCAGGACGGAGACGAAGTCGACTCAGGTATAATATCTTCCAACGATGAATATGTTTATGAGAAAGATCTTGGCGATGAAGATGATGTACCGATAATCGTTGTCCATTTCAATGAGGTATTCAGTGGTACCGAAACCAGTGCTGTGTTTGTTGAAGGTATCTTCCAGATATCCGAGGATTACTTGGAAGTCGAAGATGGAGACGACTTTGGTGTAATGACAGTTGATAGTACAACTGGAAGCATTATCCTTGAAAATGAAGATGAGGTCGATCTTGATGAAGGAGACACCATCGACATCATGGGTGAGGTCAAATTCAAGGTTGCCGATGACGGTGATTATGTCCGTTACTATCCATTCGTTGAAGTAGAAACCGAACCCGCTGAATCTCTGGACATCGATATCGAACCAACCACGGTTGTCGAAGGTGAGGAAATCACTTTCACAGTAACCTCTCGTGGGGCTTCTATCAGGGATGCATCGATACTGATTGATGGTGACAGGGTTGGAACCACCTCTGATGAAGGTGTTTTCGAGTATGATACTGATGATGCCGGTAAATTCACTGCAACAGCTGAAAAGGAAGGCTATGTATCATCAAAAGGTAACTTTGAAGTAATATCTCCTGATGATGAAAGCAAAAAGATCAGTATCGAAGTTTCCCCGGAGGAAGTCTTTGAGGGTACACCGATAACCATCTCTGTGGTCAAGGCGATCGGCTCTGAACCACTGGAGGATGCCGAGGTATTCTTTGACGGCACATCCCTGGGTGAGACTGATGAGGACGGCACGATAACCTACAATCCCAAAGAGCCCGGTACTCACAAGCTGGAAGCCAAGGCGGATGGATACCTTGATGCAGAATTGAACATCAAGGTCAATGAACTGGCAGCAAACTTCGAATTCAGTAATCTGAGGATTGATCCGCTTCCTGCCACTGCCGGTGAGGAATTCACGGTAATGGTTGACTCGATCAACACGGGTAATGCAGAGGGCAGTTATACTGTCGAGTTATCGATCAACGACAATGTGACAGACAGCCAGGAAATAACCCTCGGACAGAACAATTCCACAACCATTGAATTCACCTCTACTGCAGGTGAACCGGGTACCTATCTTGTCAAGGCAGGCGGCCTGTCAACGACCATGGACGTGGAAGAGGGAACCAGTATAGTATGGTATGTCCTTGGTGGCCTTCTCCTTGTAGTTGGTGGAGGTGCAGCCTACATATTTGCCACAGGCGGAACTGCCAAATTCGCTGAGATCGCAGAATCCCTGCGTTCCATGCTTGGTAGGTAA
- a CDS encoding helix-turn-helix domain-containing protein, whose protein sequence is MSIADKVIESAFESDEAFQHTLLKVIKEDLGLTAIEFSEHSSIPPSTLYKLMSGNREPNLRTMRQIVKTIKKLEGYEGGEFIAVIASRPVLDNIKETKRKIHGNLCTIREYAATSMEEAIIAAVRAEREGARALVCAPIVSPTVEKIIKIPVSTIMPKDSLLEAIENVARKMEME, encoded by the coding sequence ATGAGTATTGCAGACAAAGTTATCGAATCAGCATTTGAATCCGATGAAGCGTTCCAGCATACTTTATTGAAGGTCATCAAGGAGGACCTGGGTCTTACAGCGATAGAATTTTCCGAGCATTCCTCCATTCCACCAAGTACCCTTTACAAACTTATGTCCGGCAACCGGGAACCCAATTTACGTACAATGCGCCAGATCGTGAAAACCATAAAGAAACTCGAAGGCTATGAGGGCGGTGAATTCATAGCCGTAATAGCATCCCGTCCGGTACTGGATAATATTAAAGAGACAAAAAGGAAAATTCACGGGAACCTGTGCACAATACGAGAGTATGCGGCCACCTCCATGGAAGAAGCAATCATTGCGGCTGTGCGAGCTGAAAGGGAAGGAGCAAGGGCACTTGTTTGTGCACCTATCGTAAGTCCTACGGTGGAAAAAATTATCAAAATACCCGTATCTACAATTATGCCAAAAGACAGTCTTCTCGAAGCAATCGAGAATGTGGCACGAAAAATGGAAATGGAATAA